One genomic window of Gossypium hirsutum isolate 1008001.06 chromosome D11, Gossypium_hirsutum_v2.1, whole genome shotgun sequence includes the following:
- the LOC107913618 gene encoding protein-S-isoprenylcysteine O-methyltransferase A: protein MDPLSQFLLAILFFHSSEYILAAAIHGMSNVNVKSLLVSKEYVLAMVFALLEYFFELLLFPGLKEHLWVSNLGLAMLVVGEIVRKLAIVTAGRSFTHLIRVYHEDHHKLVTSGVYAFVRHPSYCGFLIWSVGTQIMLCNPIATVGFAVVVWRFFVARIPYEEYFLRQFFGADYEEYARRVPSGVPFVM, encoded by the coding sequence ATGGATCCCTTATCTCAGTTTTTATTGGCAATTCTCTTTTTCCATAGCTCAGAATACATTTTAGCTGCTGCTATTCATGGGATGTCAAATGTTAATGTCAAATCACTTCTTGTCAGTAAAGAATATGTTTTAGCCATGGTCTTCGCATTGCTTGAATACTTTTTTGAACTCCTTTTATTCCCTGGACTGAAAGAACATTTGTGGGTTAGTAATCTAGGGCTTGCAATGCTTGTTGTAGGAGAAATTGTAAGGAAATTGGCTATTGTAACTGCTGGTCGGTCTTTTACACATTTAATTAGGGTTTATCATGAGGATCATCATAAGTTGGTTACCAGTGGAGTTTATGCCTTTGTTCGTCATCCGAGTTATTGTGGTTTCCTGATTTGGTCAGTTGGTACTCAGATAATGCTTTGTAATCCTATAGCCACTGTTGGTTTTGCTGTTGTTGTTTGGCGGTTTTTTGTGGCGAGGATTCCTTATGAGGAGTATTTTTTGAGGCAGTTTTTTGGGGCGGATTATGAGGAGTATGCTCGAAGAGTTCCTTCTGGGGTTCCATTTGTGATGTGA